A genomic segment from Spinacia oleracea cultivar Varoflay chromosome 3, BTI_SOV_V1, whole genome shotgun sequence encodes:
- the LOC130469751 gene encoding uncharacterized protein, whose translation MVAMDEYAGIKYVKVASKIYTSRWKAELGAGRGRSVMLEPGFGVKVQTNEPPQSLVAPFGAPFENLVIREMFVVVVPVLHMYFTLPPHTRWYCVALSMKDKRIWVLDPTSDEPLSEHGRLISHMVMIVSKNI comes from the exons ATGGTAGCAATGGATGAGTATGCGGGGATAAAATACGTCAAAGTGGCTAGTAAGATATATACTAGCAGGTGGAAGGCAGAGTTGGGTGCCGGTAGAGGACGAAGTGTAATGCTTGAACCTGGTTTCGGG GTTAAGGTACAAACAAACGAACCCCCTCAGTCTCTTGTAGCCCCATTCGGTGCCCCCTTTGAAAACCTCGTCATTCGGGAAATGTTTGTG GTTGTAGTACCCGTGTTGCACATGTACTTCACACTTCCACCGCACACACGTTGGTATTGTGTTGCATTATCCATGAAGGATAAGCGGATTTGGGTCCTTGATCCTACATCAGACGAGCCTTTGTCTGAGCACGGTCGTCTGATTAGCCACATGGTAATGATTGTATCTAAAAACATTTAA